The proteins below come from a single Papaver somniferum cultivar HN1 chromosome 11, ASM357369v1, whole genome shotgun sequence genomic window:
- the LOC113324372 gene encoding uncharacterized protein LOC113324372 produces MDDTTSKYPSKTLDYEGTRELQNLINGLNYHSRMDVEFLLNCSQKDIISDLLTDEEIIESVMGKDESDDVEVEDESVVTEPPSRKEAIKAAKILNKFLLHQETTTPKLF; encoded by the coding sequence ATGGATGATACCACATCAAAGTATCCAAGTAAAACGTTAGATTATGAAGGAACTAGAGAATTGCAAAATTTAATCAATGGATTGAATTATCATAGTAGAATGGATGTTGAATTTCTTTTAAACTGCTCTCAAAAGGATATTATTTCAGATTTGTTGACTGAcgaagaaataattgagagtgTCATGGGAAAAGACGAAAGTGATGATGTGGAAGTCGAAGATGAAAGTGTAGTTACAGAGCCACCTTCCCGTAAAGAAGCTATCAAAGCTGCAAAGATATTGAATAAGTTTTTATTGCACCAGGAAACGACAACACCAAAACTCTTCTAA